CGAACCGTGCGTCGCGGTGGATAAGCTTCGCGAACCCCCGGACCAGCTTGAAATCGTCGGCTTCCCGTTCGAGTTCGGCGAGCGCGTCGTCGAGGTCGCGCTTCGACTCGCCGACGTGCCCCTGATAGACGCCGAGGACCCGCGCAGCGAGTGCCTCGTCGGACGGGTCGGTGAATCGGGGCTGGTACCCCCCGCCGGCCCGCGAAACGCGGAGCAGGTCCTTGGTGAGCATACCGGCGTTCGGTCGCGGGTGGACAAAAACGCCGCGGGACGAGGACCGACTGCGACTGCCGCGGTCGCCCGTGGATTGATATCCAAGTCGGCCCGTACCTCGGATATGGAATCGATCGCACTGCCCCTCCAGGCGGCCGGCGACTGGATCGAGTACCCGGAGTCCGTGCTGCTGTTCGCCGTCCTCGCGCTCGCGGGGATCGGGACCGGGGTTCTCCTGGTGCTTTCGCTCGTCGTCTACAACCGCCGCCGGACACGGACGTACGCGCTCGTCACCCTCGCCATCGGAATGCTGTTCTTCCGGTCGATCGTCGGGTTGGGTACCGTCTCCGGGGCCGTTTCGATGCCCGTTCACCACCTGATCGCCCACTCGATCGACTTCGTCATCGCCGGGTTGATACTTTATGCGGCCTACGGGAGCGGTCCGAGCAGCTCGACTGCGAGCGTCGGACACTCAGACTGACGTCATCGGCCGGATTCGGGCGCGTCGACCGGACCGGCGACTTCTCCGCTCTCGGGGGAGACGCCGACCTGGTCGCGGAGGTCCGCCATCGGACAGGTGTCTGTATCTTCGCCGTGTGGCCGAAGCCTCACTTCGAAAGGGTTCTGTTTCGGTCCTGACACCGTTCACTCGGAAACCGACCACCGACCGCTGAATCGAGCCGACTATCGGGACTCTGTCGAAACCGACATATTTTGTCGATTACACCGAAATCGCCCTTATGGAACCTGCTCCGAATCGTGGCGACGGGGCGGACTGGCGAGCCATTGCGGCGTTCCTCGCGCTCGCGTTCGGCTGGTCCTGGGCGTTCTGGGTTCCGAAGGCACTCGCGGGCCTCGGTCTTCTAGACGGCCTGCCAGTCCTGCCAGAACTCGGTGCGTTCGGCCCGTCTGTCGCAGCGGTCGTACTTGTCGCATACGCAGACGGGATCATGGGTGTCGGCCGCCTTTTTGCCCGCGCCGTCCAGGTTGACTATCCCACACGGTGGCTGGCGGTTGCCCTACTGCTCCCGATTGGCGTCGTGGCTGCAGCACTCGCCGTCGCCTACGTCACGGGCACAGAGCCATCGTACCCATGGGCAGAGACGCCCAGCGTCTTGCCCATCGCGTTCGTCTTCATCTTCTTCCTCGGAGGCCCCGTCCAGGAGGAGTTCGGCTGGCGGGGATACCTGTTGGACCCGCTCCAGGACCGTCTCGGCGCTACCGTCGCCGGCCTCTCCATCGGTCTCGTCTGGGCCGTCTGGCACCTTCCGCTGTTCTACATTCCGAGTCAGACCATCTACTACAACGTCCCAATGTTCGGCTTCTTCGTCTCCACCGCCTTCCTCTCGGTCCTCCACACGTGGCTGTACAACAACACCAATCGCAGCCTCTTGCCTGCCCTCCTCATGCACACGGCGTTCAATTGGGCGAACGGAATGTTCCCGGTGCTCGAATCAGACCCAGCGAGCGTTACGCTCTTGATCGCACTCGCCGCGGCGACCGCTGCAGTCGTCGCCTACTGGGGACCGTCGACGCTGTCGCGACCACGCTCACGGTCCGATATCACAGACTGACCGCCGCAGTCGACCATCCCTCTACAACGAACGATGAATATCCGGCACTCAGTCGGTTATTTTCGTTTCAGAAGGGTCGAAGACCTCGCCAGTCTCGGGGTAGACACCGACGCGGTCGCATAAATCGTACAGCGGGCAGGATTCAGGTCCGTCGAGACAGGCCGGCTTACGGGCAGTGCAGTACTCCCGTCCGAACTGTATCGTCGCCGTATGCCCGAATCCGCATTTTTCCGGAGGGACACCGCCATGAGCGAACGTGATCTCCGCTCCGCCAACGTCGTACGTCCCGCCATTCGAGAACTCCTCTTGGTGTACGTCGGTATACTGGCTCGATGAGGCGTGACGTTCCTCCGCCGGAACGGCGGCTTCGAGCGCTTCGCGAACCCCCTCGTGGTCGGCGTCGGCTAGCGCCAGTCCCATCCGGCGCGCAATGCGGTGAACGTGTGTATCGACGGGGAAGACGCCTCCACGCCCGCCCGCAAAGAGGAGCACGCAGTCGGCCGTCTTGGGACCGACGCCGTTCATGTCGAGCAGCGTTCCCCGGACCTCGCTCGGCGACTCCTCGCGAACGAAGCGATCGAACGCCTCGGTGCTTCCGTACTCGTCGACGACGCGCTCGGCGATCGCGATGATCCGTTCGGACTTCTGATTGTACAGCCCGGCCGAGGAGATCGTCTCGGCGAGTTCGGACTGTACTGCCTCGGCGAGCGCGGTTGCGAGGTCGTCGTGGCCGTAGTGGTCCATCAACGCGTCGTGGGCCGGTTGGCTCGCCACGTCGGAGGTGTTCTGGCTGAGGATCGTCCGGACGAGACACTCGAAACCGTCGCGGCCGCCGTAGCGCTTCCGCCAGTACAGTTCGCCGAGCCGATCCACGACGGCTTCCGCTCGCGTCCTCGAACCCGCGGAATCGAACTGGGCGACCGCGCCGCCGCCCGATTCTCCCCCGGAGATGTTCTCGGCTGGTTCGTCGTCCATGCGTGGCGTTGTGTTCCCTCCCGAAAAAGCGCTCCGTACCAATACGCATTCGTGCCGGTCGGCTCGACGCTACTCGACGTCGACTCGGAGGACGCACTCCAGTTCCGCGCCGGCTTCGAGTTCGGTGACGAGGTCGCGATCGATCTCCGCCGCGGCGGTATCCGCACCGACCATCACGGTCCTGTCGTCGACGTACTCGCTTGTTCGAACGACCATGCTCCGATCGTTCTCGAAGCGGAGGTCCGGGTGGCCGTGCCCCTCGATCGTCTGCTCGAACTCGCCCGCGCAGAGTGTGGCGGTGATCGCCGCCTCGTGCGATCGACACGCGGCCACGAACGCGTCGTCGAACGCCACCGGCGTCGTGTCGGCCCCGATGCCGAGGATGCAGTCCCCGGCGGGTGTCAACCAATCGTCGCTCGTCAACTCGAACGTGCTCGTGTGCTCGGCGCTGACGTGTTCGTGGCCGAGCGCCCGAATCCGTTGTTCCATGACCGTTCGAACGGGAGTCTCATTTATATACTCGTGGAAGGGGTGTGTGAAACCTTGTCGAAGGCGTCTCTCCCACTGTGGTTGCTGTTTACACGGGGTTCTGGCCACCAAAATATTTAAATACAAATATATCATAAGCCCATACACCAGAACGCATCCGGCGTTCGGCAGCATCGTCAGCCGACCAGAATGACAGGGAACCTTCCTCATACGGCGACCGATTTTTCAGCAGCGGTTGCTGTCCGCGGCCGGAGCGGTAATGGAGTAACGTGATCAACCATGGCAGAGTCAATTGACAAATCCGACAACGTAGAACTGACAGACGACGACCTCGACAACAAATCCAAGGGCCAGCTCATCAAGAAAGCCGGCCAGCTCCGTGACCGGCGAAACGAGCTGAACCAGATGGCCTCAGAGCGCGCCTCCAAACGCGACGAATTCAACGCGAAGACGCGAGAGAAGGTCGACGAGGCTCAAGAGCACCGCGAGAAGCGCGACGAGCTCAACGAGCAAGTCCAAGAGCACAAAGAACAGCGCAACGAGCTCAACGCGAAGGCAAACGAGCTTTTCGACGAGGTCGACGGACTCAAGGACGACCTCGAGCTCAATGAGGGCAAAAGCGTCGACCAGCTCAAAGAGGAGATCGAGGATCTGGAGTTCAAACAGCAGACCGAGGTGCTCTCCAGCGAGGACGAGCGCGAACTGATCGAGAAGATCGAGGAGAAACGCGAGAAGCTCTCCGACAGAAAGGAGAAGCTCGATCAGGGCGGCGATCTCGAAGAGATTAAATCCGAGGCACAGGAGGTCCGCGCCGAAGCGTCGACCCACCACCAGAAGGTCACCGAACTGGCTGACAAGGCCCAAGAGCACCACAACAAGATGATCGAGGCCTACCGCGAGGCCGACGACATCCGCGACGAGGCCGACGAGTGGCACGACAAGTTCGTCGAGGCCCAAGAGGCCGCCGACCGCCACCACGAGGACTTCGTCCGCGTGCAAAAGCGGCTGCGCGAACTCGACAAGGAAGAGGAAGCTGAGCGCAAGGACGAGCGCGCCGAGAAGCGCGAGGCCGCAAAGGAGGAAGCAGAGGAGATCTACCAGAAGTTCAAGGAAGGCGAAACCCTCGACACCGAGGACCTGATGAAGCTGCAGAAGGCCGGCAAGCTGTAGACGTCTCGGACGCACTTTTCGCGATTGTTGCTCCCGCCGAGTCCGACCCAAAGCGGGGGGTTCATACAGTCGGGGACGCTACGACCGCGTAGATGCGCGTCGAGACGCTGGGGGACGGCGAGCCCGAATTCGCGATCGTCGGGGGAATCCACGGTGACGAGCCCTGCGGTCGGATCGCCGTCGAAACGCTCGCCGAGGAGAAACCGGATGTCGAGCGCCCCGTCAAGCTGATCATCGCGAACGAACGCGCCCTCGAGCGCGGCGTCCGATACGTCGACGAGGACCTGAACCGCGCCTTCCCCGGTTCGCCCGACGCCGAGACGTACGAGGGGCGTCTCGCCCACGAACTGCTCTCGGAGCTTCGCGGCTGTGAGATCCTCTCGTTGCACTCGACGCGTTCCCACGCGGCCCCCTTCGCGCTCGTCGACGAGCTCGACGGCCACGCGCGAGCGGTCTGTCCGTACCTGTCCGTCGAAGCGCTGGTAGAGACGGCAGAGTACAGCGACGGACGACTGATCGCCTATCCGGACGTCGTCGAACTCGAGTGTGGACTCCAGCAGTCGGCCGCCGCCGCCGATAACGCGACCCGACTCGTCAGGGAGTTCCTCGTCGCTGTCGGAGCGCTCACCGGGGAGTCGACACCGCCGCGACACCACCCGCTTCCGGTCTTTCGGCTCGACGAACAGATCCCCAAACGCCAAGCCGACGCGTACGAGGTCTTCGTCGAGAACTTCGAACGGGTCGCGACGGGCGAACGGTTCGCCGCGATCGATGGCGAACCGCTGGTCGCCGAGTCCCCGTTTTACCCCATCTTGTTGTCGGCGTACGGCTACCGGAACGTGTTCGGATACAGGGGCTCGCTCGTCGGGCGACTCGACGGCGAACCGCCAGCGCACCGGGCTGACGGCACGTCAGCGCAGGTCGAGAGCGGAACGCGCTGACGCCGGTTCACGCGTTACTCCCCTTCCGGCGCGAACTCGACGAGCGTGAGTTCTCGGTCGAGCATACAGTGGTCGTGCGGCGGTTCGCCAATTACCTCCGCGATCTGATACTCGGTGTCGAACTCCGCACCCGCGGGCTCACAGAGGTCGTGGCTCGGACATTCGGTGTAGGGACACGGCCCTTGCAGTTCGGCCTTACTCCCCGCGTAGGCCGCGTTGGAGGCGACGTTCGCGAGCACCGGTGCCGGCTCGACTTCGACGGCCGTCACGCCGGTCGCGTGGACCGCACACTCGAGCGTTCCGGAATCGCGGGTTTCGGTCACGCGATATCGCCGTCCTTCGGTCAGGTTGAGACACTGATTTCGGTACGGACAGCCCTCGCACGCCGTCGACTCGCCGCCGTATACGAACTCGGTCCCCACCGACGCGAGATGCTCACCGAGCAGCGTGACCTTCGCCATACCCCCCGTTTCGGTGGTGACGTGTTAAGACCGTCGCCGAGCGGCTCCGGTCCAGGGCTCACTCGACGCGTTCGAAGACGTGGAACGGCCACTCCTGTTCGTGTTCCAACGCGAGCGATCGTTCCCCCTCTGTCTGCTCGCGGACACGCAGTTCGACCCGATCGCCGATCTCGACGGCGTCGTACGGGGCGTCGACCCGTCCAGTAAGTCGGCCGCCGGAGTCGAGTTCGACGATCGCGATCGTGTACGGCGCGTCGTCTTCCAGCGCCGGTGGAGGCGTGTTGACCTCGGTGTAGGTGTAGATCCGCCCGGTTCGGGGTTGTGCCTCGACGTCGATCGATCGACTTCCGCAGTTGTAACAGGCGGGACGCGGAGGAAGCAACACCTGCCCGCAGTCGGCGCACACGCCACCCAGGAGCTCGCCGTCGGCGAGCGCGTCGAAGAAGCCGGGGAGCGTGAGGGGGCTGTCGGCGTCGAGCGCGACGTCGTTGTCGCTCATCGTACCCCCTCCGCCGAGAGGACGTGCGTAACCGTTATCGCGTCCGCGACGCCGCCCTCGTTGAGCAGCAAGGCGCGCTCTGCGCCCGGAACCGCACGATCACCCGCCGCCCCGGTCAGTTGCTCGTACGCCTCGGTCGCCTGCAACAGCCCCGTCGCCCCGATCGGGTGGCCGCGGGCCTTGAGCCCGCCGCTCGTGCTCATCTCGACGTCGGTCCACCCGTCGCTGCGTTCGCCGGCCGGCCGATAGCTCTCGAAGCCGCGGCCCGTCGGCGCGAACCCGACGGCTTCCGCCAAAAGCGCCTCGCTGACGGTGAACGCGTCGTGGACCTCCGCGATATCGATGTCTGCCGGCCCGACATCGGCCTCCTCGTAGGCGGTCTCGGCGGCGATCGCCGCCCCCTCGATATCGGTCAAGTTCCGTTCGGCGACGGCGATGTTGTTCGCCGCCGCGCCGGTCCCGTCGACCGTCACCGCGGGAAGGCCGAGCTCGTCGGCGATCTCGGCGGTCGTCACGAGCACCGTCGCGGCCGCGTCGCCGACCGGGGCGCAGTCGTACAGCTTCATCGGCGGTGCGACCGGCGGGGAGTCAAGCACCGTCTCGACGTCGATCTCCTGTTGGAACTGCGCCCGCGGGTTCGCGGCTCCGTTGCGGTGGTTCTTGACCGCGATCCTCGCGAGGTCTTCCTCGGTCGCGTCCGTCTCGTGGAGATATCGCTGGGCGAGGAGCGCGTACTGGCTCGGCGCGGTCACGCCCGACCGCTGTTCGATCGCGCGATCGAAGGCCGCCGAGAGCGCGTCGGTCGCGCCGCCCGTTCCGCCGGCGGTCATCTTTTCGACGCCGCAGGCGAGGACGCCGTCGTGCTCGCCGTTCCGGACATCCTTGACCGCGTGTCGAAGCGCGAGCGCGCCCGCCGCGGCACAGCCTTCGACGCGCTCGGCGGGAACCGTCCCAACGCCGGCCCACTCGGCCAACAGCGTACCGTACATGATCTGGTGCTCGTAGCTCTCGGATTGGCTGCCGACGTAGACCGCCTCGACGAGTTCAGCCGGATCGGGCAGTCCGTCAAACGCCTCCGCGAGCGCGATCGAGAACAGATCGCGGCCGGGGAGCTCCGATCGGCCGATCGGCGAGGAGCCGACGGCAGCGATTACTGGTTGTGCCATCGTGTCACGCGATACCGATCGCCCTCCGATAATTCTTTGGTCAAACGATCGGCGTTCCGCGAGCGAGTACCTACATGAATTATTACGGCGGACTCCGAGACGTGCGGTGTATGCGAAAACCACTACTGACGACGCAGTTTCTCGACCGGGCACGTCGCGATTACGGCGATCACGAGGCCGTCGTGGCGACGACCGGAGAGCGTTTCACCTACGAGGAAGTCGGTGACCGCGCGGACCGCCTCTCGGCGGCGCTGCAGGAACGCGGCATCGAGAAGGGCGATTCGGTCGCCGTCCTCGACCCGAACACCCACTACCAGCTCGAATCGGCCTACGGGATCATGCAGTTGGGCGCGATCCACACGCCGCTGAACTACCGGCTGCTGCCCGAGGACTTCGAATACATCCTCAACGACGCCGACGTGCAGGCGATCATCGCCGACTACGAGCTGGCCGAGAAGGTCGAGGCCGTCCGCGACTCGGTCCCGACCGAGGTGTTCATCACGAACGACGGCG
This genomic window from Natronomonas salsuginis contains:
- a CDS encoding DUF7471 family protein, with product MESIALPLQAAGDWIEYPESVLLFAVLALAGIGTGVLLVLSLVVYNRRRTRTYALVTLAIGMLFFRSIVGLGTVSGAVSMPVHHLIAHSIDFVIAGLILYAAYGSGPSSSTASVGHSD
- a CDS encoding CPBP family intramembrane glutamic endopeptidase — encoded protein: MEPAPNRGDGADWRAIAAFLALAFGWSWAFWVPKALAGLGLLDGLPVLPELGAFGPSVAAVVLVAYADGIMGVGRLFARAVQVDYPTRWLAVALLLPIGVVAAALAVAYVTGTEPSYPWAETPSVLPIAFVFIFFLGGPVQEEFGWRGYLLDPLQDRLGATVAGLSIGLVWAVWHLPLFYIPSQTIYYNVPMFGFFVSTAFLSVLHTWLYNNTNRSLLPALLMHTAFNWANGMFPVLESDPASVTLLIALAAATAAVVAYWGPSTLSRPRSRSDITD
- a CDS encoding endonuclease III domain-containing protein translates to MDDEPAENISGGESGGGAVAQFDSAGSRTRAEAVVDRLGELYWRKRYGGRDGFECLVRTILSQNTSDVASQPAHDALMDHYGHDDLATALAEAVQSELAETISSAGLYNQKSERIIAIAERVVDEYGSTEAFDRFVREESPSEVRGTLLDMNGVGPKTADCVLLFAGGRGGVFPVDTHVHRIARRMGLALADADHEGVREALEAAVPAEERHASSSQYTDVHQEEFSNGGTYDVGGAEITFAHGGVPPEKCGFGHTATIQFGREYCTARKPACLDGPESCPLYDLCDRVGVYPETGEVFDPSETKITD
- a CDS encoding DUF371 domain-containing protein, whose protein sequence is MEQRIRALGHEHVSAEHTSTFELTSDDWLTPAGDCILGIGADTTPVAFDDAFVAACRSHEAAITATLCAGEFEQTIEGHGHPDLRFENDRSMVVRTSEYVDDRTVMVGADTAAAEIDRDLVTELEAGAELECVLRVDVE
- a CDS encoding coiled-coil protein, with the translated sequence MAESIDKSDNVELTDDDLDNKSKGQLIKKAGQLRDRRNELNQMASERASKRDEFNAKTREKVDEAQEHREKRDELNEQVQEHKEQRNELNAKANELFDEVDGLKDDLELNEGKSVDQLKEEIEDLEFKQQTEVLSSEDERELIEKIEEKREKLSDRKEKLDQGGDLEEIKSEAQEVRAEASTHHQKVTELADKAQEHHNKMIEAYREADDIRDEADEWHDKFVEAQEAADRHHEDFVRVQKRLRELDKEEEAERKDERAEKREAAKEEAEEIYQKFKEGETLDTEDLMKLQKAGKL
- a CDS encoding succinylglutamate desuccinylase/aspartoacylase domain-containing protein — protein: MRVETLGDGEPEFAIVGGIHGDEPCGRIAVETLAEEKPDVERPVKLIIANERALERGVRYVDEDLNRAFPGSPDAETYEGRLAHELLSELRGCEILSLHSTRSHAAPFALVDELDGHARAVCPYLSVEALVETAEYSDGRLIAYPDVVELECGLQQSAAAADNATRLVREFLVAVGALTGESTPPRHHPLPVFRLDEQIPKRQADAYEVFVENFERVATGERFAAIDGEPLVAESPFYPILLSAYGYRNVFGYRGSLVGRLDGEPPAHRADGTSAQVESGTR
- a CDS encoding UPF0179 family protein; the protein is MAKVTLLGEHLASVGTEFVYGGESTACEGCPYRNQCLNLTEGRRYRVTETRDSGTLECAVHATGVTAVEVEPAPVLANVASNAAYAGSKAELQGPCPYTECPSHDLCEPAGAEFDTEYQIAEVIGEPPHDHCMLDRELTLVEFAPEGE
- a CDS encoding Zn-ribbon domain-containing OB-fold protein, whose translation is MSDNDVALDADSPLTLPGFFDALADGELLGGVCADCGQVLLPPRPACYNCGSRSIDVEAQPRTGRIYTYTEVNTPPPALEDDAPYTIAIVELDSGGRLTGRVDAPYDAVEIGDRVELRVREQTEGERSLALEHEQEWPFHVFERVE
- a CDS encoding thiolase C-terminal domain-containing protein — encoded protein: MAQPVIAAVGSSPIGRSELPGRDLFSIALAEAFDGLPDPAELVEAVYVGSQSESYEHQIMYGTLLAEWAGVGTVPAERVEGCAAAGALALRHAVKDVRNGEHDGVLACGVEKMTAGGTGGATDALSAAFDRAIEQRSGVTAPSQYALLAQRYLHETDATEEDLARIAVKNHRNGAANPRAQFQQEIDVETVLDSPPVAPPMKLYDCAPVGDAAATVLVTTAEIADELGLPAVTVDGTGAAANNIAVAERNLTDIEGAAIAAETAYEEADVGPADIDIAEVHDAFTVSEALLAEAVGFAPTGRGFESYRPAGERSDGWTDVEMSTSGGLKARGHPIGATGLLQATEAYEQLTGAAGDRAVPGAERALLLNEGGVADAITVTHVLSAEGVR